Genomic DNA from Paenibacillus sp. KS-LC4:
ACGTCACAATCAGGGAGGTCTGGCTGTCTACTACTGGTGCAGCTATCCCGTCATCTACCGTCACCGTTAAAACAACGGTCTCCGTCGTTCCCGGAGCGACCCGGTTCGCCTCTGGCGCAAATACCAATTGGCGAATGGCTGTTGTCAGATCATCAGCCGTTCCGCTCGCCTCATATTGGCTGCCCACCAGACTGAAGCCGGATGCTTGAAGAGACGCATCTGTAAATTCGCCTTTTGCCGCAGTATCGAGTGAAATGCTGACCGTCAGCGTCTGACCAGGGTCCGCATCCTCGATGGATACACCAGTAAAGGGCTGCTCCGTCTCCGTATCCAATAGCTCAAATGGAGTGGCGATTATGCCCGTCATTAGAGGGGCATCATTTACCGAATGGATGGTGACTGATATCGTGCTGACCACCGTGCCTCCGTTACCGTCGCTCACTTCAACTTTAAATTCATCCTGACCATAATAGTTGGCGTCTGGCGTGTATTCCCACGCTCCGGTCGACGAATCAACCGTCGCCGTTCCATGGGCACCCTGCTGCGACACCGAATACGTCAACGTGTCGCCATCCACATCGTTTGCCAACACTTGCCCAGTAACTGCTGTGTCCTCATCAGTCGTTACGGAATCATCCGCAGCTGTTGGCGGATCATTCACCGGCGTCACCGTTACAGTAATGGTACTTGTCGCCGTACCTCCATTGCCGTCGCTAATCTGAATCTTGAAGACGTCCTGGCCGTTATAATCTGCATTCGGGGCATATTCCCATTCACCGGTCGCCGAATCGACCGTGGCCGTTCCATGAGCACCCTGCTGCGACACCGAATACGTCAACGTGTCGCCATCCGCATCTGTCGCCGTTACCTGACCTGTCGTACTTGTATCCTCGTCAGTCGTGGCCGTATCATCCGATGTTGTCGGAGCTGCATTGACGTTCACAATCGTTACGCTTATTGTGCTCGTTGCTGTACCTCCGTTGCCGTCGCTAACCTCGATCTTGAAGACATCCTGGCCGTGGTAATTAGCGTTCGGAGCATATTCCCATGCCCCGGTCGAAGAATTGACCGTTGCCGTTCCATGGGCGGCCTGCTGCGACACCGAATACGTCAGCGTATCCCCTTCCACATCCGTTGCCGTTACCTGACCCGTCGTATTCTCATCTTTATTCGTTGTCGCGGTATCGTCGCTCGTAACAGGAGGATCATTCACCGGCGTCACCGTTACGGTAATGGTGCTCGTCGCCGTACCTCCATTTCCGTCGCTCACCTGAATCTTGAATACGTCCTGTCCGTAATAATCCGCATTCGGAGCATATTCCCACTCACCAGTCGCCGAATCGACCGTTGCCGTTCCGTTCGCCGCCTGCTGCGACACCGTATATGTCAACGTGTCGCCGTCCGAATCTGTTGCCGTTACCTGACCTGTCGTACTTGTATCCTCGTCAGTCGTTGCCGTATCATCCGACGTTGTCGGTGCCGCATTTACGTTCACAATCGTTACACTTATTGTACTCGTTGCTGTGCCTCCGTTGCCGTCGCTAACCTCGATCTTGAAGACATCCTGGCCGTGGTAATTAGTATTCGGAGCATATTCCCACGCCCCGGTCGAAGAATTGACCGTTGCCGTTCCATGGACGGCCTGCTGCGACACCGAATACGTCAACGTATCCCCTTCCACATCCGTTGCCGTCACTTGACCTGTCGCATTCTCATTTTTATTCGTTGTCGCCGTGTCGTTGCTCGTAACAGGTGGATCATTCACCGGGTTGACGGTAATCGTGACCGTGCTGGTCGCAGTCCCCCCCTTGCCATCGCTAACCAAAACCTTGAATACATCTTGGCCATGATAGTTCGCGTTCGGAGCATACTCCCATGCCCCGGTCGCCGCATTGACCGTTGCCGTTCCGTGCGCGGCCTGCTGCGACACCGAATACGTCAGCGTATCGCCATCGTTGTCGGCGCCAACAATGCTGCCAGTGACGAATTCATCCTCATCTACCGATTCCGTGTAGTCTGCTACGGTCGGTGCCTGATTCACAACGGTTTGTTCATATTCAATATATGGATCCGCATTAAATCGGAACCTCTCCACATCGGTTCCATTCAAGCTTTCTGTACCTGTCAGAAAGAAGGTAATTGCCCCATTCGAAGCGTTATTAAAATAATCTGTGACATCGAAGGAAAGCAGCTGTCCGGCGGCAATTCCACTCGTCACGCTATCTAATAGCTCATACTTGCTTGGCGTATTAAGAACATCACTCATGCGAGGCCAGCCTGTATGCGCCATATCCACGCTGGTTGGAAGAGTCGTCGACTTGTAGGCCCATACTTTGGCAATCGGATTTCCTCGGACAGCCACCTCTTCCGGACCTGCTCCTTCGTTTTGGGCCACCTGAATGCGCAAGTAGACCTTGTAACCGGCAGGAGCGTTCGCCGTTTTGTTAAATCGTACAAAAGCGTGATACTCCGCCGTGCCTCCAGTCTGAAACCCAATGTAATAAGGAGCCCCGACGTATGCCCCGTAACTGAAATCATGCCCCGCTATATTGTTAAGTGTCGGACCGGGCAAGGTGGCTGCTTGTGCTGTTCCAGCCCCGATAAAGCTTCCGAATATAAAATGAATTGCAATTATGCCCGCTAAAAAGCCTGTTAATCCTTTCCTTCTCACGTGTTCCTCTCCTTTGCTCATCCATCTATAATTCTATTCACCCTGATTATACCAATTTTCTCTGAACGCATTCTGAACCTTGGCGCGCTCCGCCACATCCGCACAATCGCAAAAAGCCCTCTTATCGAATGGATAAGAGGGTTTCTTCACAGCCATTTTATTTTTACACAAATCGCTTTACAGTTGCTTTAATGATAGCTTCCTATTAGGAATGATGAGAAATATCCTTGGATGCAGCGTAGCGAACCTCGTGCTCGCTCTCATTCATAAACGGCCAATAGTTTGCTTTCCCGAACATGCGCACCATGACTGGAATGAACAGCGGCAGCATAATGAGCGCGTACATGAACAATCCGCACAATACGAGTGTCGCGATTTGCAGCAGGGACATAACCCCAGAAGGCAGCATCGCTGCAAAAGTACCGCCAAGAATAATGGCAGCCGACATAATGACGCCGCCCATGCTCTTCATCGCTTTCAAAATCGCCTGTGTTGGCGATAGATCGCGATATTCCCGGAACCGATCCATGAGGAAAATACTGTAGTCGATGCCCAGCGCGACCAGCATAACGAATCCGAAGAACGGAACCGCCCAGCTAATGCCCGAGTTGCCAAGCAAGCGAACGAAAATAACTTCTGTTATCGCCATAGAGGTATAGAAGGTCAACAAAAGCGATGCCATCAAATAAAGCGGCATAACAATGGAGCGGAACAGGATGATTAGAATAATCGTAATGCCAATCAGCATCAGCATCATCGTACGAGAGTAGTCCTCGTTCGAAATATTATTCAAATCATGGTTGGAGCTAGTCACTCCGCCCACTGCATAATCAGCCTGCGCATAGGCTGTACCTTGAAGAGCACGGCCAACCGCGGCATTTAAATCGTCGATTTTCGCCATAGTCGC
This window encodes:
- a CDS encoding Ig-like domain-containing protein → MRRKGLTGFLAGIIAIHFIFGSFIGAGTAQAATLPGPTLNNIAGHDFSYGAYVGAPYYIGFQTGGTAEYHAFVRFNKTANAPAGYKVYLRIQVAQNEGAGPEEVAVRGNPIAKVWAYKSTTLPTSVDMAHTGWPRMSDVLNTPSKYELLDSVTSGIAAGQLLSFDVTDYFNNASNGAITFFLTGTESLNGTDVERFRFNADPYIEYEQTVVNQAPTVADYTESVDEDEFVTGSIVGADNDGDTLTYSVSQQAAHGTATVNAATGAWEYAPNANYHGQDVFKVLVSDGKGGTATSTVTITVNPVNDPPVTSNDTATTNKNENATGQVTATDVEGDTLTYSVSQQAVHGTATVNSSTGAWEYAPNTNYHGQDVFKIEVSDGNGGTATSTISVTIVNVNAAPTTSDDTATTDEDTSTTGQVTATDSDGDTLTYTVSQQAANGTATVDSATGEWEYAPNADYYGQDVFKIQVSDGNGGTATSTITVTVTPVNDPPVTSDDTATTNKDENTTGQVTATDVEGDTLTYSVSQQAAHGTATVNSSTGAWEYAPNANYHGQDVFKIEVSDGNGGTATSTISVTIVNVNAAPTTSDDTATTDEDTSTTGQVTATDADGDTLTYSVSQQGAHGTATVDSATGEWEYAPNADYNGQDVFKIQISDGNGGTATSTITVTVTPVNDPPTAADDSVTTDEDTAVTGQVLANDVDGDTLTYSVSQQGAHGTATVDSSTGAWEYTPDANYYGQDEFKVEVSDGNGGTVVSTISVTIHSVNDAPLMTGIIATPFELLDTETEQPFTGVSIEDADPGQTLTVSISLDTAAKGEFTDASLQASGFSLVGSQYEASGTADDLTTAIRQLVFAPEANRVAPGTTETVVLTVTVDDGIAAPVVDSQTSLIVTSVNDTPTVSTISNQSIGKNTATAALSFTITDPDAEPSDFAVTAESSNTALVPLSGITLAGTGKQRTVTVEPAQGMQGSATITIHVLDSSLAEGTSSFTVTVGNSKPVASAIAPQQIAEDDVLSLTLLGTDEDLDTLTFLIDAQAEHGQAVIANGNQLTYTPNPDFNGGDSFTIKAFDGVDESDPITVQVTVAPVNDRPVAENASYDVESLTSLTKKLQATDVDGDAMTFRILTTGTKSSSVTIINGDEFVYVPSPGQLGADSFTYVASDGQEDSDPAVITVNITPYGISELGALSTSTGSLSPAFSKNTLSYEQSVAYSVEASTITAEAFDPLATVTINGEAADSPVAVQLNVGLNEISVTVAAADISKPSRTYLIKVTRAQQSSGGSSPSTGTTVQTGTGAAESGISVYVDGVKQEQTATVQTSTNNQLRYATVTLDNDKIIRKLESESNREVTIPYTEATDSVNSLLNGQLLKVMTDKTATLEIQTASASYVFPASLIPVDAIATELGAKSSLKDIIFSITIAKSAKTESDKVNAAASSQGMEIAASPLEFHITASYGGKQTNVSTFNGYVQMMIPMPEDANANRITTGVVLHTDGQLYHVPTNITMMNGKYYAVINSLTNSTYSVIWHPREMQDLAQHWSRDEVNDLASRMVVQGTSETAFSPDASITRAEFAAIMVRGLGLRPATGQGQSKFSDVQAGSWYAGYAETAAAYGLITGYADGTFGALKTITREEAIAMIARAIAYTKLSASSSLDKLSAFTDQNEISSWAKDAMAAAVEQQIVTGSSGQLHPQDDITRAEAAALIRRLLLKADLING